AGAGTGGCCTTTATGGTGGATATGGTGGCGGTGGATACGGTGGCGGTGGATACGGTGGCGGTGGACTAGGTGGTGGATACAGTGTCGGTGGATATGGTGGCGGTGGATACGGTGGCGGTGGACTAGGTGGAGGATACGGTGGCGGTGGATACGGTGGCGGTGGATACGGTGGCGGTGGATACGGTGGCGGTGGATACGGTGGCGGTGGAATCGGAGGAGGATATGGAGGCGGTTGATACGGTGGCATTGGAGGTTACGGTGGCGGTGGATACGGTGGCATTGGAGGATACGGTGGCGGTGGATACGGTGGCATTGGAGGATATGGTGGCATTGGAGGATACGGTGGCATTGGAGGATACGGTGGTCGTGGATACGGTGGCATTGGAGGATACGGTAGCGGTGGTTACAGCGGAGGTGGATACGGTGGCATTGGAGGATACGGTGGAGGTGGATACGGTGGCATTGGAGGATACGGTGGCGGTGGATACGCTGGAGGTGGATACGGTAAACACGGTGGACACGGTCACTTTTGACATGGCGGAGGATACATGAGCTGATCTTGGACCGGTTCGGCCGGATATGGTGTTTGTTATGGTCGTCATAGTCAACATTGTTTCGAAAACATATCTGGAGCGTGTATTTGATTGATGACGGTAATTGTTTCAGATAAATACATCGATCCTTTATGCTTATAGATCTTagaatatgtaataaaatatgtcaacatatTTGAGTTACATAAAACAACTTTAACTTaacgttttattgtttatgaatgtccgctatatttttgtaatttgggtaattttctttcatcatttctaataaaaaaaatgcttgcttgtatttttttgtaaaccaatttaatATACCAAGTatctagaaaaataaattactaaacACTATGAATCGTCTTGTAGTTTATTTGTGGGTGTGTAACAGTAAACAGCATTGCCTAAAACATCAAACTGCAGTGCCAGACAATATAGAGGTCCTTCCACATTTGGGACCTCCATGCGTTGATGAAGGAATCGCAAAGAGTCACTGTCCTACAGAACATCAGAAATGTTAAATGAATCAATATGGTCGATCGTCCTGCATCACCATCATGATTTAAATGTCCTCATTCTGTATATCTAATGAGATTGAAATAAACATCGTGTGTCACTGTTTCGACGAGTTAAAGAATAGCATGACGAGTTAGTTTCACTGTTATATAGACCTACATTCATTCCAAATCAAAGGTAAGCGCGCACACGGCTGGAACATCATTTCGACGACGTCAAATCTAAAATGACGTTACGCTCACATACAAATTGGTGCGCAttttatgcatataataaatggaaacaTGTTTACTTCAGTGGatgattgcaatatattttccGTAAGATCATCAAAATGAAATGACGCTAGCTTTTGATGCTCTTTCGGTGAACTCTATTGCAAATCTTACACTGCAACAACAATTATCCGCAGCGTCACTCTTACCAGCATTACCATCAAGGTCGTCATTCGATTTAATATGATGATAAGGATGACATTATTAAACAAGatgttttgatgaaaatgtagattttgcttataatgataatgatggtcGTCATCCTAACGGTCATTATTGCATTGGACATCATCACAATCAACATCATAGCAAATGTTGTGATAAGATAATAAGATTCGTCATCGTGAGGAAGATAATAAAACTGATGATGGTCAGTAGTAGGAAAAGGACGATTATTGGTATGATGGTGATCATCATTATCTCAATTATCATTCTTCTGGCCATTTTATCAATGTCAAAAGAACGTACTATTGGCTTGGGAGAAGGATAATGTGATAGGTCCCAGCTCATGCTTATGaagaaaatagtattattttctttgaaatgattaATGCGTGAACCCATCTTCAATTGTAAGTACAAGGATCTACTGTGTGGTATGGTGCAAGATTATAGGATCAAATAGGTTAAAGTTCCATATTTGGTAGTCcatatttaactttaaattatattttggttCATTCCGCAATgactttattttctttattggtcagttattaatagcaaatgatccgattagctacataaTATGCATTATAAACATCTGGCTGCTACATCACAAAAACTCAATGTCAGTCTGTTGTGATATTTGGCCTGATTTATCAGTTTCTTTACGTGGTATATTAAAATGGCTCATGTTCGACCAAGTCTGAAACAATAGGTAGTGTAAGACAATTAAATCTCTGGAAGTGCCGAATGCGCCAATGCTTTGATTTTATcgatgttttgtttacaaaataatattgtcttgaaaCTTACAACTTAAAAACCTTTGGTTCAAGTGGCAACCTCAGAATTTCAAATGTGCAATATTATCTCAAGATTTGACTGACTCATTATTCAATCTTTGATAAAGTTCCAGTAGACACAACCCTTTAACATTGAAAGCCATTTATCAACTTTAAAAAGTTGGTGAATTATGATTTGTCTGGAAAGTGTTGTAGACGctttcaacattaaaacaacagtGAAATGTGCTACCAAAGgtttcttaaattttatttttaggcTTACTTCAAGCTTATGAACATGTCATACTAATACAATTTCCAAGCTCCCCATAGTGTAGTGCTATGTTTATATCGTTAAAAATTCTTAAATTGAgtgtttaaaagaaatgcaaaatattgcaAGCTTAAATgggaaatgaaaatgtcaaaatattaagCACACAGACGAGCCCCGTTGGGTAGAGCTTCCGGGGACAGGCGAAAGTACCTCGAGCATAGGGTAATTCGAGCGAAGCGGGAATGCAAA
The Mya arenaria isolate MELC-2E11 chromosome 12, ASM2691426v1 DNA segment above includes these coding regions:
- the LOC128210482 gene encoding acanthoscurrin-2-like, which translates into the protein MANITVPPDTTSGGYGSGGYGGGGYGGGGYGGSGQSGLYGGYGGGGYGGGGYGGGGLGGGYSVGGYGGGGYGGGGLGGGYGGGGYGGGGYGGGGYGGGGYGGGGIGGGYGGG